From the genome of Nicotiana sylvestris chromosome 1, ASM39365v2, whole genome shotgun sequence:
ttaacttggaactctaagttaaggaccaagtgtccttaactattCAACATGCAAGTCAAAGTTCAGAACGAAATGTCCTTAACTATTGAACTTGAACTTTGAAGTTAAGTCCTTAACTATTGAACatgtaagtctaagttcaggaccaagtgtccttaactattGAACATGTAAGTCAaaattcaggaccaagtgtcctgaacttttcaacttgaaactcaaacttcaggaccaagtgtccttaactttttcaaaataatttgCAAAACTATAACATTATGTACTTAATATACAGAAGAACATcaaaaaagttaaggacattgcGTCCTTAACTATTTCAATTCAATTTCCAAAATCAGGACACTATGTCCTTAATATTATTTGCTCAATTTTTATAGAATTATCACAGGACGCGATGTCCTTAACCTTATCAAtccagaaattcaaaaaaaataatcaaatttctACTTACTGtataaaaatcaatagaaatCGGAAAAAGTATAACTATGTTgaaataaaaatcaatagaaacaCATAAAAGTATAACTTACTGTAAATTTATGTCGATTTTTGGACGAGAAAGTTGAATTTTATAGTTTGAAATCGGAAGAGAAGCTTCTGCAATTCTATATTTTGAAATTCGACGATCATAGTGAAGTTAGTTACGTGCGCTGCTGCTGCTACTGATCGTTAATAAAAGCATAGGTATAAGTTATAGCAGAAAGGTATTTTCGTCCAGTCAGGTATAAGTTTATTAAACCAGTAACTAAAGCCTAAAGACATTTAAAACACTGAATTTAAAATAAAGACAGGTGCTATTAGTGGCTATTTGTGCATATCGCACGGAAAGATTGGCGttaaagtggctatttatgcactTCAGCCCCCAAGAATCGGCCTTATTATCAGCGGCCCAATCCCGTTAAACAACAAAATCATATTCGCAAATCCCAGTACTAAGAGAGTGTTTGGTTATAAGCgggtcaaactggcttataaatattttttggcttatctacgcgtttggtaaaattaaaagtgcttataaattaagtgcttataagccaaaagccataaaTTGGTCTCCCctaacttatcaaatttcagcttataagtaCTTTAGGCTTGaacaaaatatttactattttatccctaaaatacttctttttaaaaaaaaaactctttGTATACCCAGTTATTCAgttgcttattattaatttcaacacttttatccaaacatgtAGCTAGTTATTTTTTAAATTAGGTTCAGCACTTTTTCGGCACCAAAGGGGGCTCTAAAacggaaaagaaaataaacagcATCAATTTGAAGACTTTACCTTCAAACATATTTACCCCCCAAAAGGAAAAGTAAAGAGAAATAAAGAAGGAAGAATCAATGGCAGCAAATGTTCGATGTTTTCCTCATTAATTCAATTGACTATCATCTAAAGGGGAAGTAATTAGAGAATTGGAAGGATGTCCCAGCATCAGCAAAACAGCAACAGTAGCAATAACAATAACATACCAGTGAGCGAAGTTTATTGGACCCTCGTTGCTAAAGCCGATAAGAAGTTCTCCAAAATTCGAGATTTGCCCTACTACCAACGTAACAGGTCTAACTCGTTTCCAATTTCTCTCAAAAGTTCCCATTATTTAAATGATTATTTGATATATTTTTGATGATAATTCAATGGAATGATTTaacccaaaaaaagaaaaaggaaaggggaaaagAGGGAATCACCCGTTTTAGCAACCAACCTTGTGTATATTAGATAATGACACTAAATGTAGAATTTAGGAGTTATTATTGACAGTTTAGTGCAGTAGCTTCAGATAATTAGGGCCTTATTTGGAGtaactttaaattatttttccttGGAACAATGTTTTActtgatcatttttccatttccATGTTTGGTTGGACATTAACATGTGGAACAGAATGCTCGTAGTTTTTAGTGATAATTATAAGTAGCAAAGAGGAAAATACTGGTTACATGTCGATAGGACCACATATATGGAGCATAAGTGCAGTGCAAAATCACTTACAATATAAGTTTTTTCCCACTATTTGTCGTACAAAAATGTTTCTAAGAAAAGGTTTTCGGTAGTTCTATGActtgtcttaaaaaaaaaaaaaaaaaaaccatttcCAATAGGCTTACCCAACCAAGCaccagaaaataatttcacatGGAAAACATTTTACATTATAGCAACAAGGTCTAGGTGGAGATAGTTTTTCCTTTTCTATGCTGTGCAGTTTTAGTGTTTTCTACTTTGATTCATTTAAAGAGTGTTTTGGCTTTTTCACAGTCTCTAATTTGGGTGGTTGTGCAATATCAGATATGATACATACTTCTACAAGGTTTTCAAGGTATACACACAGCTGTGGAAGTTTCAACAAGAGAATCGGCAGAAGTTGGTGGAAGCTGGTCTCAAGAGATGGGAGATTGGGGATATTGCATCTCGGATTGGCCAGCTTTATTTTGGACAGTACATGAGGACAAGCGAGGCCAACTATTTGTCTGAGTCTTATATCTTTTATGAGGCAGTGTTGACTAGGGAGTATTTTAAAGATGGAATGTTTCAGGATGTTAGTCTTGCTAGCAAGCAACTTCGGTTTCTTGCTCGGTTTATGACAGTTTGTTTGGTTTTGAATCGGCGAGATATGGTGTATCAATTGGTTAATCAGCTTAAGATGTTGCTTGATGAATGCAAGAGGGCGTTCCAGGTCAGTGATCCTAATTCTTAAAAATTTTGTGGCCACATGCTTGTCCTGTAGATACATACGTACTGTTCCAACATATGTAATCTTTTGATTCGCCAGCAGCACCGGAAGAAGGTACCATAGGTAGTTTGTCAGAGTCAGATATACATTTTATCTTTTATAATGTAGACCTTTGCTCACACATGTGTAGAAATCATTTTTTCTATATCTAAATTTGTGCCTTTAACAAAAATATGTGGCATGTTCAGGGTctaaaatttaggaagaaggggatTCTTGGCGTAACCGGTAAAGTTGGTGCCggtgaccaggaggtcacaggttcaagccgtggaaacagcctcttgcagaaatgcagggtaaggctgcgtacaataaacCCTTGTGGTCCATCCCTTCCTCGGACCCCGCGCataacgggagcttagtgcaccgggctgccttttTTTTCCTGCTTTAGGAAGTGGCTGCTTTTATGGGAATGGATGATTGATCTCCACAAACTTTTAGTTTGCGATGTATTTCTTGTACATACTCTATAGAcgagaggggttgctctgatggtaagcaaccttcacttccaaccaagaggttgtgagttcgagtctccccaagagtaaGGTGGGATGTTCTTGGAGGGAAAGATGCCGagagtctatttggaaacagcctctctaccccagggtagggtaaggtttgcgtacacactaccctccccagaccccactaagtgggattatactgggttgttgttgttgttgtactctaTTGCACCATTAAATTGATGAACAAACAACTTGTAGAATGCACATTCAGTGAAAAAATTGGTATCAAACATGAAATTGACAATTTCCGAAATGTTTAATTGATTAATGGAATTTTCATTTGGTTGGGTGAACAATATAAGTGCCCTTTGTATGGTATGACCTGCTTCCACTCACTTGACTTGGTCATTGCTCATTGGATGTTGTGATAGGCTAAGAAAAAATTCAACAAATGATCTTTAAAAAGATGAATGACCTTTACATGGTCTTATTTCCAGGAAACTGATTTTAAAGAATGGAAGCTGGTGGTTCAGGAAATAGTTAAGTTTCTAAAAGCTGATTCAGCTTTTATGAATACCAGGCCATTGAGATATAGTGTCGTATTGGATCTTCATCCAGATTGCCTACCGCAGGTTGTTGAAGCAAAGAGAAAGCTAAGATTACGAGATACGCTGCTGTGCAGTTACCATCCCAATGAGGTGAGTCTTTCTTCCCTCGACATGTCTACCTTCTATTCCAATTGTAAGTGACTGGGTTTATTATGCAGCTTACTAATGAACATTGATTATCCTACTTTCATACTTGATCAACTGTGTTAATATTCGCTCGTTTCTCTTTCAATGCGTTGATCAGGTTAAATATTCAGAACTAACTCTTGACGCTTTCCGGATGCTACAATGTCTGGAGTGGGAACCTAGTGGGTCATTTTATCAGACGGGTGGGATTCCTCCAAGTGGGGCTGGAACTGGTATTGGCCAGAATGGGGCTCCTGGACCCAGTCGTGTTAATTATTCACAAGATATATCTGATCCTACTCTGCCTCCTAACCCTCGCAAGACCATCTTATATCGCCCGTCTGTTACAAATTTTTTAGCAGTGAGTAGTTGCACTTTCCTAGTATTTGTTCAGCATTTATGTTTGTCGAAAAAGCAAATTGTAGATTCTGTGCTCTCATCTGACATTGATCAATATACTCTTATGACTTCTCTGAGCTTCACTGAAACTACAATTTTATCATCTATTACATTTTTCAATATCTTATCAGTACAATCTGAACTAACTTGGTGGATGTGAAAGCTTGAACTTGAGATACAGTTGTTGTTGTAATGTGAAAACCTGAAATTTGTTTTGGGCTTTTGGCACAAATGTGAGATGGGAAAGGTAACAGCTTATTTTTTAGGAAATTAGCTTTACTTTCTTGGTAGCATATGTTCTATTAATATCACCCAGAGCTTTATTGCAACTAAAATTATTTGCGCTAGATGGAAGTTATTGAATATCCTTTTAGTGTCTTCTCTAAAGATGGCCTCCCTTGGATATGGAGATTTTTAGCTACTGGATTATCTGTATTTTCCTCATCATTGCATTCTCTTTGCCTATTCTCCCTTAAATTAACTTTGCCATTTGTTGGCAGGTTTTGGCGACAATCTGCGAGGAGCTATCTCATGATGGAGTTCTTTTACTATATTTGTCCGCTGCAGGTAGTAGCAGGTGTAAAGCTCTCATATGTTGACTGAGTTATTCTTTCAAAACTGGATTTTTCAATTTAAACTGCTCCTGTTAACAATTTAAATTTCTTGACAGGAAGCTCTCAGAACTTTTTTTCTTCTCCATCCCATGATGCAGGGAGGAGCTTTATGTCTCGTGCTGTTTACTTAGAAGCCACCTCTACATCTTCGCTGATCTCTGATACTGAAATTGCAAATACCACTTCTACCAGGGAGGATTGCTTAAGTGAGCAGAGTAGTTGCGTATACATTGGTTCTCGTGGAACTGGAGGTATTGAACACTTTCTCCATTATGTAAATCCAATTATCCATACACAAACAGCTTTGAGGCGCAAAACAATTCTGTATCCATACTCTCGTTGCTGTATCAGCTGGTAGAATAGCATATAGGTCTTGTCACATTGTGTATAAGTGACTCTAAAAGCATTTTCATAATTTCAGAGGAAAGTGATATGACTAACACTACGGAGCTAATCTTTTCAAGTTATAAATTAATGGATAAAGTATTGTTGGTTGAGGATTAGCAAATAAAGTGATTATATTATATGTTGTTGGAGATATTGGATAAGGGTATTTTGACTAAAAAACAGCTAAAAAGAAACTAAGGACTAAAAAAATAAGGATTGCATGTAAAGATAATTGGAGGCAAGAATAAGTGATGCAAAGATTTGGGATAACACTATGAGAGATAACGTTAGGGGATTGACTTCACCTATACCTTCAACATAAGAGGGTAATATCAACTTGATTTCACGATGAAGTCAAAGTTAGTAGCCATGCCTTTAAAAGAGAAAGCTCAAAAAAGTGGTAAGTGAAAAGAGTGAAGTGAAATTCAGGCTACATCAAAGTGAAGCCCTCGGTTTATGTTAAATTTAAAAAAGACACCAAGCGTAATGAATTTAGTTCTATAAATATCAAATTGCAATTAAAATTATTAGTTTCAGTATGTCAATTATACAttgtcaaaacaataataattcCAATATCTGTTTATGGAATAAAACTAGTTTCAGTATCCAATACACAATTCTGTTGATATTAGTCGATTCCTCAAACTTGAGATCCAAAGAACCAACCACTTCTCTTTGGGACCATTTTGCGTTATAGTATGAAGCTCACACTTCTCTAAGTGGAGCAAACTGGGTAAAGGCACTGTTGGGCTCTTGAGTAGGGGAGTTTGTGGGGTCGACTGTACCATATTAAAAAATCGGAGTTATTTATTGATATTTTTTCGCGACATGTGGACTCAAAGGTTGATGGCAGCATCAATTCTTCTATCTAACTAGTTGAAGTAAATTTGTTACACTCCATTTCTGTCATGTGGCTGGTATTTCGTTTTTACCCTCAGCAGTATAAATGCTGATCAATATCTCTACTGTGAATCACACAAGAAGCTATTTTTAACCATTTCTTTTCCTGAATTGAAATTAATGTCATCTTTTGTCTGTATAAAACTAATCCTgaaattttattttcctttttaggtGTGAATGGGATTTATCCATGTGACTTGTTGCCATTCACTAGAAGACCACTTTTTCTGGTCATTGACAGTGACGGCAGTAAAGCATTCACGGTAAGCATCCTGATGATTGCATGTTAATAGAGGGACTGACACAGGAAGATACTTGCGTTGCAGATTTTAAACTATCACAAATACAAATAACCTACAAGGGTTTGGTTCGACTTAGATTTATTGGCATTTAAAACTGCTGAAATGT
Proteins encoded in this window:
- the LOC104231400 gene encoding uncharacterized protein isoform X2 encodes the protein MSQHQQNSNSSNNNNIPVSEVYWTLVAKADKKFSKIRDLPYYQRNRYDTYFYKVFKVYTQLWKFQQENRQKLVEAGLKRWEIGDIASRIGQLYFGQYMRTSEANYLSESYIFYEAVLTREYFKDGMFQDVSLASKQLRFLARFMTVCLVLNRRDMVYQLVNQLKMLLDECKRAFQETDFKEWKLVVQEIVKFLKADSAFMNTRPLRYSVVLDLHPDCLPQVVEAKRKLRLRDTLLCSYHPNEVKYSELTLDAFRMLQCLEWEPSGSFYQTGGIPPSGAGTGIGQNGAPGPSRVNYSQDISDPTLPPNPRKTILYRPSVTNFLAVLATICEELSHDGVLLLYLSAAGRSFMSRAVYLEATSTSSLISDTEIANTTSTREDCLSEQSSCVYIGSRGTGGVNGIYPCDLLPFTRRPLFLVIDSDGSKAFTALSGSEKGEPVAMLLSATISLPISAMDSSRQPSGSSFTSFLTVPLPAFILMLGFMVSDIDMDMYGKAEKLLSSSLNEWGLLLAASDNLNPIWSQTLGDPFLRRLILRFIFCRTALALYAPTFNKIEFLPECIPCLPDAVLPTSAACQKTVLQLADIFGATSKFNFSKETVLSDNRSQEN
- the LOC104231400 gene encoding uncharacterized protein isoform X1 — its product is MSQHQQNSNSSNNNNIPVSEVYWTLVAKADKKFSKIRDLPYYQRNRYDTYFYKVFKVYTQLWKFQQENRQKLVEAGLKRWEIGDIASRIGQLYFGQYMRTSEANYLSESYIFYEAVLTREYFKDGMFQDVSLASKQLRFLARFMTVCLVLNRRDMVYQLVNQLKMLLDECKRAFQETDFKEWKLVVQEIVKFLKADSAFMNTRPLRYSVVLDLHPDCLPQVVEAKRKLRLRDTLLCSYHPNEVKYSELTLDAFRMLQCLEWEPSGSFYQTGGIPPSGAGTGIGQNGAPGPSRVNYSQDISDPTLPPNPRKTILYRPSVTNFLAVLATICEELSHDGVLLLYLSAAGSSQNFFSSPSHDAGRSFMSRAVYLEATSTSSLISDTEIANTTSTREDCLSEQSSCVYIGSRGTGGVNGIYPCDLLPFTRRPLFLVIDSDGSKAFTALSGSEKGEPVAMLLSATISLPISAMDSSRQPSGSSFTSFLTVPLPAFILMLGFMVSDIDMDMYGKAEKLLSSSLNEWGLLLAASDNLNPIWSQTLGDPFLRRLILRFIFCRTALALYAPTFNKIEFLPECIPCLPDAVLPTSAACQKTVLQLADIFGATSKFNFSKETVLSDNRSQEN